One window from the genome of Fulvivirga lutea encodes:
- a CDS encoding helix-turn-helix domain-containing protein — protein sequence MVKVFEGKEFNSLLALLTNHAKELHELERYNNLISILWNRCHNPVTFYVDGAETTLLPNQITTYTYLHVLKFPKDTPELTSFNFNREFYCIIDHDQEVSCNGILFFGSSNQHIIDLVEEEIEKFEMLFHVFVDEFSTRDNIQEEMLRMLLKRLIIKVTRIAKKQIIQSEMEDSQIDLIRKFNVLVEQNYKLKHQVSDYAELLFKSPKTLSNLFSKFSNSTPLQIIQERIILEGKRLLLYTDKSVKEIAYELGFEDAGSFHKVFKRLIKQTPLEFKQQMRSEKASVQ from the coding sequence ATGGTAAAAGTTTTTGAAGGCAAGGAATTCAATTCTCTTTTGGCGCTACTGACTAATCATGCCAAGGAACTCCATGAGTTAGAAAGGTATAATAACTTAATTAGCATCTTATGGAACAGGTGCCATAATCCTGTAACATTTTATGTTGATGGAGCTGAAACCACACTATTGCCCAACCAGATTACTACTTACACCTATTTACATGTTCTTAAATTTCCCAAAGACACCCCCGAACTCACCTCTTTTAATTTTAATCGGGAGTTTTACTGCATCATAGATCACGATCAGGAAGTTTCATGCAATGGAATTTTATTTTTTGGGAGCTCTAACCAACACATAATCGATTTGGTAGAAGAAGAGATAGAAAAGTTTGAAATGCTCTTCCATGTTTTTGTTGACGAATTTAGTACGCGTGATAATATCCAGGAAGAAATGTTAAGGATGTTATTAAAGCGATTAATCATAAAAGTGACCAGAATAGCTAAAAAGCAGATTATCCAATCTGAAATGGAAGACAGCCAAATAGATTTAATCCGGAAGTTTAATGTACTTGTAGAGCAAAATTATAAACTAAAACACCAGGTATCTGACTATGCAGAACTGCTTTTTAAGTCACCAAAAACATTATCCAACCTATTTTCAAAGTTTAGCAATAGCACTCCGCTGCAGATAATTCAGGAGCGAATTATTTTGGAAGGAAAACGTCTTTTACTCTATACCGATAAAAGTGTAAAGGAAATTGCTTACGAGCTGGGGTTTGAAGATGCCGGTAGTTTTCATAAAGTTTTTAAGCGTTTAATTAAGCAAACACCCCTTGAATTCAAGCAGCAAATGCGTTCTGAAAAAGCCAGTGTACAATAG
- a CDS encoding TIGR04282 family arsenosugar biosynthesis glycosyltransferase: MTDHLIIFAKNPELGKTKTRLGNKLGDDVALAVYYNLIHRTQEVTADVNVTKIVYYSSFVDREDSWDNITYKKKRQKGENLGVRMAQAMKDSFEEGATKVVLVGTDIYDLTSNIIQTAFNELDDHDVVIGPAKDGGYYLVGLSKPVYSIFDLDSWSHSEVYNETMALINQANLSSSVLVELNDIDEPEDLKGTDLEKFLFDIGK; the protein is encoded by the coding sequence ATGACTGATCACCTCATTATTTTTGCTAAAAACCCTGAATTAGGAAAGACTAAAACACGGCTTGGGAATAAACTTGGTGATGATGTGGCATTAGCGGTTTACTACAACCTAATCCATCGAACACAAGAGGTTACAGCCGATGTTAATGTAACCAAGATCGTATATTACTCATCATTTGTTGACAGGGAAGATTCCTGGGATAATATCACTTACAAGAAGAAGAGGCAAAAAGGTGAAAATTTGGGTGTAAGGATGGCTCAGGCCATGAAAGACTCTTTTGAGGAAGGCGCTACCAAAGTTGTCCTTGTAGGAACAGATATATATGATCTGACATCGAATATTATTCAAACTGCCTTTAATGAACTTGATGATCATGATGTAGTTATTGGTCCGGCCAAAGATGGTGGTTATTACCTTGTTGGCTTATCTAAACCTGTTTATTCGATTTTCGATCTCGACTCCTGGAGTCATTCCGAGGTATATAATGAAACAATGGCCCTGATAAACCAGGCAAATCTCTCTTCATCAGTATTAGTTGAGTTGAATGATATTGATGAACCAGAGGACTTGAAAGGTACTGATCTGGAAAAGTTTCTGTTTGATATAGGCAAGTAA
- a CDS encoding cupredoxin domain-containing protein: MENLLKSILFAAVLSISSIAQAQTPERVKLSQTAGEFTQTELTLEAGKQYIFEVTNEGVDHELGFVIAPKGKTDQKNHIPEAYLKKTINDGETAESKTVTLEKGEYVYFCPLNPTPQYSIMVK; the protein is encoded by the coding sequence ATGGAAAACTTACTAAAATCTATACTTTTTGCAGCAGTGCTAAGCATTAGCTCAATAGCACAAGCTCAAACTCCAGAAAGAGTAAAATTATCTCAAACTGCAGGTGAATTTACTCAAACTGAACTCACTCTTGAGGCAGGAAAACAATATATTTTTGAAGTAACTAACGAGGGTGTGGATCATGAACTAGGATTTGTGATTGCACCCAAAGGAAAAACAGATCAGAAGAATCATATTCCTGAGGCATACTTAAAAAAGACCATCAATGATGGCGAAACGGCTGAATCTAAAACCGTTACGTTGGAAAAAGGCGAGTATGTTTATTTCTGTCCGCTGAACCCTACACCGCAATATTCCATAATGGTTAAATAA
- a CDS encoding carboxymuconolactone decarboxylase family protein, with product MATQINVPTKNEVSANNQAIFDQLEKGLGFVPNLYATYAHNETALADYLALQNRKSTLTAKEREVINLVVSQVNECNYCLAAHTALGKMNGFTDDQILEIRTGNVSFNEKLNALAAFVKNITENRSKPSSDAVDNLFNAGYTKANLVDIIMVIGDKIISNFIHGATQIPVDFPAAPELETINA from the coding sequence ATGGCAACGCAAATAAATGTTCCAACAAAAAATGAAGTAAGTGCTAACAATCAGGCAATATTTGATCAGCTTGAAAAAGGACTAGGTTTTGTACCTAACCTTTACGCTACGTATGCTCACAACGAGACGGCTTTAGCAGACTACCTTGCACTTCAAAACAGAAAAAGTACATTAACAGCTAAAGAAAGAGAAGTAATCAATTTAGTTGTTTCGCAAGTAAATGAGTGTAACTATTGCTTGGCTGCTCACACTGCATTAGGCAAAATGAACGGTTTTACAGACGACCAAATTTTAGAGATTAGAACTGGTAATGTTTCATTCAATGAGAAATTAAATGCTCTTGCGGCTTTTGTTAAAAATATTACTGAAAACAGAAGCAAACCAAGTTCTGATGCCGTTGATAATTTATTCAACGCTGGCTATACAAAAGCCAACTTGGTGGATATTATCATGGTAATAGGTGATAAAATTATCAGCAACTTTATACATGGTGCTACTCAAATTCCTGTAGACTTCCCAGCTGCACCTGAATTAGAGACTATTAACGCATAA
- a CDS encoding sensor histidine kinase: MDFSDLKKNALIRVGLLTLTLFIFCYTLFNNGFIITQAILIALAGLQVASMIKFLSSNKQENEDVRIFLQSLSEDVIKKKYPINTDNPNLNALHAALNKFISNNTSNKREKEADFQYLKNIVQHIGIGIITFKKDGTVQICNSAAKKLLRTENLKNIHDLKTIDPLLVDTIIRLRTGGRDLVKIELNGEIFQLAIYAIELTLRGEVYKLISLQNIQSELEEKEMEAWQNLVRVLTHEIMNSVTPISSLANTVDQELQTQLANGKEMNQMSNDEVEDLHLALQTIKKRSEGLIKFVQDFRNLTQVATPTIKEIAVAELIDDILLLLKKEIENNQIQIHKNIAPDLTIKADRHMIEQVLINIIKNATQAFDEQANRLIQVTAELDEKKRPVISIRDNGNGIEEEALQKIFIPFFTTKKDGSGIGLSLSRQIMRKHQGSLSVKSQIDEGTEFFLRF, from the coding sequence ATGGACTTTAGTGATTTAAAAAAGAATGCGTTAATAAGGGTTGGATTACTAACCCTCACTCTTTTTATTTTTTGCTACACACTATTTAACAATGGTTTTATAATCACTCAGGCCATTCTAATTGCACTTGCAGGACTACAGGTGGCTTCAATGATCAAATTTCTTAGCTCTAATAAACAGGAAAATGAAGATGTGCGCATTTTTCTACAATCCTTATCGGAGGATGTGATAAAAAAGAAATATCCGATAAATACGGATAATCCTAATTTAAATGCACTCCATGCAGCTTTAAACAAATTCATTTCCAACAACACTTCCAATAAAAGAGAAAAAGAGGCTGATTTTCAGTATCTGAAAAATATTGTTCAACATATTGGAATAGGAATTATCACTTTCAAAAAAGACGGCACTGTGCAGATATGTAATTCAGCTGCAAAAAAATTATTACGTACAGAAAATCTTAAAAATATTCATGACCTAAAAACCATCGATCCATTATTGGTTGATACTATTATTCGATTAAGAACGGGGGGTCGAGATTTGGTAAAAATTGAATTAAATGGCGAAATATTTCAGTTGGCCATTTATGCCATTGAGCTTACTCTTCGTGGTGAAGTTTATAAACTCATCTCCTTACAAAACATACAAAGTGAGTTAGAAGAAAAGGAGATGGAGGCATGGCAAAATCTTGTGCGGGTGTTAACGCATGAAATAATGAACTCCGTTACTCCTATCAGCTCACTTGCAAATACGGTAGACCAGGAATTGCAAACTCAATTGGCTAACGGCAAGGAGATGAACCAAATGAGTAATGATGAAGTCGAAGACTTACACCTGGCACTTCAGACCATAAAGAAGAGAAGCGAAGGGCTCATAAAGTTTGTTCAGGATTTTAGAAACCTTACTCAAGTGGCCACACCAACCATAAAAGAAATAGCCGTTGCCGAGCTAATAGATGATATACTTTTGCTACTTAAAAAGGAGATTGAAAATAACCAGATTCAAATTCATAAAAATATAGCACCTGATTTAACCATTAAAGCAGACAGGCACATGATTGAGCAAGTGCTTATTAATATTATTAAAAATGCCACACAAGCTTTTGATGAGCAAGCGAACAGGTTAATACAGGTTACCGCTGAGTTAGATGAGAAAAAGAGGCCTGTTATTAGTATTCGTGATAATGGTAATGGAATTGAGGAAGAGGCGCTGCAAAAAATATTTATCCCTTTTTTTACCACGAAGAAAGATGGCTCCGGCATTGGTCTGAGCCTTTCAAGGCAAATAATGAGGAAACATCAGGGTAGTTTAAGTGTTAAATCACAAATAGATGAGGGTACCGAGTTCTTTTTGCGATTTTAA
- a CDS encoding sigma-54-dependent transcriptional regulator produces the protein MIDDDEDVLLAAKLLLKKQSHQVIIEKNPKKIPFLLNNDTYDVILLDMNFSKDITSGKEGFYWLNQILEKDPSAVVILITAYGDVEMAVKALKEGATDFVLKPWQNEKLIATISTAIKLKESYKEVDKLKKAKELLEAEINQPFKNIIGKSRAIREVFSLIDKVAETDANVLILGENGTGKELVARAIHQRSKRKTNPFTSVDMGAISESLFESELFGHKKGAFTDAKEDKVGKFELANEGTLFLDEIGNLNTSLQSKILSSLQNREITPLGSNESKEINMRLVSATNMDLNDMVSSGTFRQDLLYRLNTVEIKIPALRDRPEDIPLLANHFLDKYAKKYRKNVNKISSEALDYLKRYDWPGNIRELEHAIERAIIMNDSEVIEASYFSFLNTSNSSNDDILSGDLNLDIVEKNAIKKAISIHSGNISKAADELGLTRASLYRRLEKHGL, from the coding sequence ATGATCGATGATGATGAAGATGTGCTATTAGCCGCTAAGCTTCTACTTAAAAAACAATCACATCAGGTGATCATCGAAAAAAATCCAAAGAAGATTCCTTTCTTACTAAACAATGATACGTATGATGTGATTTTGTTGGACATGAACTTCAGCAAAGACATTACCAGCGGTAAAGAGGGTTTTTATTGGTTGAATCAAATATTAGAAAAAGATCCATCGGCTGTGGTTATTTTAATTACAGCCTATGGTGATGTTGAAATGGCCGTAAAAGCACTAAAAGAGGGTGCTACTGACTTTGTGCTCAAGCCCTGGCAAAACGAAAAACTTATTGCTACCATTTCTACGGCTATTAAATTGAAGGAATCATACAAAGAGGTAGACAAACTTAAAAAAGCCAAGGAGTTACTGGAGGCTGAAATCAATCAACCATTCAAAAATATTATTGGCAAAAGCCGAGCAATAAGAGAAGTATTCTCATTAATAGATAAAGTAGCCGAAACCGATGCTAATGTATTGATTCTTGGAGAAAATGGTACTGGAAAAGAATTGGTAGCGCGAGCTATTCATCAACGTTCGAAAAGAAAAACCAACCCATTTACAAGTGTGGATATGGGTGCCATTTCTGAATCCTTGTTTGAGAGCGAACTTTTTGGACATAAGAAAGGAGCATTTACTGATGCCAAAGAAGATAAAGTTGGAAAATTTGAGTTAGCTAATGAAGGCACTCTTTTCTTGGATGAAATAGGCAACCTCAATACATCTCTACAATCGAAAATTCTCTCAAGCCTGCAGAATAGAGAAATAACCCCACTTGGAAGTAATGAAAGTAAGGAAATAAACATGAGGCTCGTAAGTGCCACTAATATGGACTTGAATGACATGGTTAGTTCAGGAACATTCAGACAAGATTTACTTTACAGACTCAATACAGTTGAAATAAAAATACCTGCTCTAAGAGATAGACCTGAAGATATTCCACTCCTGGCGAACCATTTTTTAGACAAGTACGCTAAAAAATATAGGAAGAACGTAAATAAAATTTCTAGTGAGGCGCTGGATTACCTTAAACGCTATGACTGGCCTGGAAATATCAGGGAGTTGGAACATGCCATTGAACGAGCCATTATTATGAATGATTCTGAAGTAATAGAAGCCTCCTATTTCTCGTTTCTAAATACTTCAAACTCATCGAATGATGATATTTTATCGGGCGATCTTAACCTGGACATAGTTGAAAAAAATGCCATTAAAAAAGCCATTAGCATTCATTCGGGCAACATATCTAAAGCTGCTGATGAACTTGGTTTAACAAGGGCATCACTCTACAGAAGGCTGGAAAAGCATGGACTTTAG
- a CDS encoding rhodanese-like domain-containing protein has protein sequence MFRWILLVFTIVACNDMFAQQDFDKKVKSLLNNTVPQITSSELDTLLQKNPNLILLDTRSTEEYKVSKIASAKFIDYDDFEPQMVQGIDKDEQIVVYCSVGYRSEKIGEKLQEMGYNNVLNLYGGIFDWKNTDHVVINENQQPTDSVHTYNKNWSKYLNKGVKVYD, from the coding sequence ATGTTTAGATGGATTTTATTAGTGTTTACGATCGTAGCTTGTAATGATATGTTTGCTCAACAAGATTTTGATAAAAAAGTAAAATCACTTTTAAATAATACAGTGCCACAGATAACCAGTAGCGAGTTGGATACTTTACTACAAAAGAATCCTAATCTGATTTTATTGGATACACGATCAACAGAGGAGTATAAAGTAAGTAAAATAGCTTCAGCAAAGTTTATCGACTATGATGATTTTGAACCTCAAATGGTTCAGGGAATAGACAAAGATGAACAAATTGTTGTCTATTGCTCTGTTGGGTATAGAAGCGAAAAGATAGGGGAGAAACTTCAAGAAATGGGCTACAACAATGTACTCAACTTATACGGTGGCATATTTGATTGGAAAAATACTGATCATGTTGTTATTAATGAGAATCAACAACCTACTGATAGTGTACATACTTACAATAAAAATTGGTCTAAATACCTAAACAAAGGAGTGAAGGTTTATGACTGA
- a CDS encoding YopX family protein: MERQFKFKAWNKDTKLLMRLNQIDCVKGVLVKEDHVLLQFTGLHDKSGSEVYEGDILLFGTEKAIVKWNNESFSWTLVNEIGGSHRPFNSAEMEKGVKLCSVFESPESFSSK, encoded by the coding sequence TTGGAACGGCAATTCAAATTCAAAGCCTGGAATAAAGATACTAAGCTGTTAATGCGCTTAAACCAGATCGATTGTGTGAAAGGCGTTCTTGTCAAAGAAGATCATGTGTTGCTGCAATTTACCGGCTTACATGATAAAAGCGGGAGCGAAGTATACGAAGGCGATATTTTGCTTTTTGGTACTGAAAAAGCCATTGTCAAATGGAATAATGAGTCATTTTCCTGGACACTAGTTAACGAAATTGGAGGTAGCCATCGTCCGTTTAACTCAGCAGAAATGGAGAAGGGTGTAAAATTGTGCAGCGTTTTTGAATCGCCAGAATCTTTTTCTTCAAAATAG
- a CDS encoding acyl carrier protein, with amino-acid sequence MDINNTITKILVDKLGIAETEVTPDANFIKDLGIDSLDYAELVMEFEQTFNIRIPDEDAEQLQTINQAVAYIDKKMKG; translated from the coding sequence ATGGATATAAATAATACAATCACCAAAATATTAGTCGATAAGTTAGGTATAGCAGAAACGGAGGTAACTCCAGATGCCAACTTCATCAAAGATTTAGGAATAGACTCACTTGACTATGCAGAATTGGTGATGGAGTTTGAGCAGACTTTTAATATCAGGATTCCTGATGAAGATGCCGAGCAACTACAAACTATTAATCAGGCCGTAGCTTATATTGACAAAAAAATGAAGGGCTAA
- a CDS encoding EF-hand domain-containing protein: MKKLTFLIATLLATSQLFAQDMTFDDWDTDDDGLIERFEFTQKFVDNYFKMWDPSETEGILEEDFFKSSYAGLDTDGDQMLSDEEWLIGYNYFYEDYITTAEVNFVDVNNDGRITYEEYHDVLYDLDYFTDVDVDEDNYISEYELADYVFDNWDFNDNGTIGVYEYSRFDWYYLDV; this comes from the coding sequence ATGAAAAAATTAACTTTTTTAATAGCTACATTATTAGCAACCAGTCAATTATTTGCTCAAGACATGACATTTGATGATTGGGATACGGATGATGATGGATTGATTGAACGATTTGAATTCACTCAGAAGTTCGTAGACAATTATTTCAAAATGTGGGATCCATCGGAAACAGAAGGGATTTTAGAAGAAGATTTCTTTAAATCTTCATATGCAGGTCTCGATACTGATGGTGATCAAATGTTATCGGATGAGGAATGGCTTATAGGTTATAACTATTTCTATGAAGATTACATTACCACAGCAGAAGTCAATTTTGTTGATGTGAATAATGATGGTAGAATTACTTATGAAGAGTATCATGATGTACTCTATGATCTTGATTATTTTACTGACGTAGATGTTGATGAAGACAATTACATTAGCGAATATGAATTAGCTGATTATGTCTTCGATAATTGGGATTTTAATGATAATGGTACAATTGGAGTTTACGAGTATAGTAGATTCGATTGGTATTATCTAGATGTATAA